A stretch of DNA from Arctopsyche grandis isolate Sample6627 chromosome 6, ASM5162203v2, whole genome shotgun sequence:
ATTGAAGATTGCTTACGCAAACGTCGGTGGGGTGTTGTTGAGCGAATTTTCTTTTACGTTGACGGTGAAATCTAAAACTGCCGGAGTGATAGGCAGCGGTGATCCCAATAAATCTTCCCGTACTATCACTAAAGTTACACCGGCTGGTCCAATATTTTTTTGGGCTCCAGCATATATTAGACCgaactaaaaaaatatcatactttTAAAAAACTTATCTAAAtagtgtatttaaaataaaaataaaaattatactttgGAGATGTCTAGTTCTCTGGTCATGATATTGGAAGACATGTCAGCAACCAAGGGCACACCTTTAACATCTGGTATATAAGGAAATTCAACTCctgtaataattcaaaatatagatAACTTAAAATAACAGCaaaggaaaaaaatacaatttttttataaaaatactaatttGTATACCATCTACTGTTTCATTGAAACAAACGTGAACGTACGATGCATTTGGGTCGAGTTTCCATGTGCTGATATCAGGAATATCTTGATATTTATCAGTCTTTGGTAAGaccaaatttatttttccatatttagCTGCCTCTTTTGCCGCTTTTGCTGACCAAGTGccttaaattttgatttaagttTATATATACTGCAGACTTCAATCTAtaaagtttacatacatatgtctattatAATACCAGTGACTACATAATCAGCAGATCCAGTCCTAGACATAAAGTTTAATGGTATAGCAGCAAACAAAGCAGTGCCACcgccttgtaaaaatattatcttgTAATTATCAGGAACATTcctgaaatttttaataatttttaagtattaatttgattatttattgagTTCCTTTGTGTTTTATTTCTACACTTACAGCAAATCTCTTACAAATTGTTGGCAATCATCATTGATCTTCATGTAATCACTTGAGCGATGGCTCATTTCCATAACACTGATTTGTGAGTTGCCATATTTTACCAATTCTTTTTGCACATTCACCAAAACCTTTAAATCATATAAACCAAATGATACATATAATCCTTGCAAGTGATAAGCTAGTTTGACTTGAGCAAAATTAAATgccttattaatataataaatgtaattatagTGTATATTTAATTCCCATTATCAAGCATTTTGATTGTCATATTACTTGACacgtgtacataaataataaaaatataatcaaatctaatctataatttggaaagagactttgtatgtaaatatccttggtcgtcgtcgtcgtcgtcttcgtcgtcttcgtcgtcttcgtccgtagatcggtgacgtcatcgaacacgtgattcgattttttttttttttcgatccatgggcgccgattttttttttcgtttcaatggattcacccccgcgggggcgcaaggcgagtagcttcatggggccccgccaggggcgccacaaggggcgcagccccgtggggccccagcctcatggggcgcagccccatggggctcaaaagggggcgccacgaggggcgcagccccgtggggcccagcctcatggggcgcagccccatggggctcaaaagggggcgccacgaggggcgcagccccgtggggccccgggggggcccagcctcatggggcgcagccccatggggctcaaaagggggcgccacaaggggcgcagccccgtggggccccgaagggggcccggggggcccagcctcatggggcgcagccccatggggctcaaaagggggcgccacaaggggcgcagccccgtggggccccgaagggggcccggggggcccagcctcatggggcgcagccccatggggctcaaaagggggcgccacaaggggcgcagccccgtggggccccgaagggggcccggggggcccagcctcatggggcgcagccccatggggctcaaaagggggcgccacaaggggcgcagccccgtggggccccgaagggggcccggggggcccagcctcatggggcgcagccccatggggctcaaaagggggcgccacaaggggcgcagccccgtggggccccgaagggggcccggggggcccagcctcatggggcgcaagccctaataggcattaactaaggggggcgaagccctagacggcaattaatcatgggggcgcggaggggcgaagccctaaaaggcaactgatcatgggggcgaagccttagacggcatttaatcatgggggcgcggaggggcgaagccctaaaaggcattaactaaggggggcgaagccctaaacggcaattaatcttgggggcgtggggggcgaagccctaaaaggcaactgatcatgggagcgaagccttagacggcatttaatcatgggggcgcggaggggcgaagccctaaaaggcattaactaaggggggcgaagccctaaacggcaattaatcttgggggcgcggggggcgaagccctaaaaggcattaactaaggggggcgaagccctagacggcatttaatcatgggggtgcggaggggcgaagccctaaaaggcattaactaaggggggcgaagccctaaacggcaattgctcatggggcgtggaggggcgaagccctagaaggcaaaggctcaggggggcgccgagggcgaagccctagaaggcaaaaaaaaattttgatttttttttttgattttttaaaaaatttttttttaatttttttttaattttttttttattttttttttaatttttttttttgattttttttttattttttttttatttttttttttaatttttaaatttttttttaattttttttttttttaattaaattagcttagtcatgtttaagcggtttatattataaacactgagcgaagccgggtaatacagctagtaaataataaaaacaatcgcAAGAAATTGGTGATATGACGTCGACTTTATCAAGGGTCAAAAGTATAATGTAATCTTTCTCGAAACTATTTTCTTAGAATATTATATTGACTATTTTCTCTAATGTTTTTGATAAGAATAAGAACAAAATAGGAaacaagaataaaaatataaactaattaaagaatggaaaataaattaactaatataaaaaaatcacctcTTCGGGTAATTTGGCTGGACCAgctccaaaattaattacagacGCCATCCTTTCACTAGCAAGAATGCCGATAAACTGTTAGTGCTCAAACCAGTAAACAGATCGAGTATCTCCTCCCTGAAACCAGTTTTATTGCGACTGGGTGCTGTCTCGCGTCTGcttcaaaatacaataaattttttcGTCAGATAAAGTCGAAtagtaacacatacatattacgtaaTCATGTTTGTACATTACACAAGTTTATCGTTTACATACGACCAATACAAAACATTTGGTGTACACATTTACataccaatttatttataagcaGTTGTTAGCCGA
This window harbors:
- the LOC143913190 gene encoding phosphoserine aminotransferase isoform X1; the protein is MASVINFGAGPAKLPEEVLVNVQKELVKYGNSQISVMEMSHRSSDYMKINDDCQQFVRDLLNVPDNYKIIFLQGGGTALFAAIPLNFMSRTGSADYVVTGTWSAKAAKEAAKYGKINLVLPKTDKYQDIPDISTWKLDPNASYVHVCFNETVDGVEFPYIPDVKGVPLVADMSSNIMTRELDISKFGLIYAGAQKNIGPAGVTLVIVREDLLGSPLPITPAVLDFTVNVKENSLNNTPPTFAIYVMLEVFKWIKSNGGIKGMQTNSNTKSDILYNIIDNSKGFFVSTVNRKVRSKMNVTFRISGECSEGKLEDVFLKGASQRGMLHLKGHRSVGGIRASIYNAVSVANVESLATYMKEFQEKYSK
- the LOC143913190 gene encoding phosphoserine aminotransferase isoform X2; the protein is MEMSHRSSDYMKINDDCQQFVRDLLNVPDNYKIIFLQGGGTALFAAIPLNFMSRTGSADYVVTGTWSAKAAKEAAKYGKINLVLPKTDKYQDIPDISTWKLDPNASYVHVCFNETVDGVEFPYIPDVKGVPLVADMSSNIMTRELDISKFGLIYAGAQKNIGPAGVTLVIVREDLLGSPLPITPAVLDFTVNVKENSLNNTPPTFAIYVMLEVFKWIKSNGGIKGMQTNSNTKSDILYNIIDNSKGFFVSTVNRKVRSKMNVTFRISGECSEGKLEDVFLKGASQRGMLHLKGHRSVGGIRASIYNAVSVANVESLATYMKEFQEKYSK